The Kwoniella dendrophila CBS 6074 chromosome 1, complete sequence genome contains a region encoding:
- a CDS encoding DNA-directed RNA polymerase I, II, and III subunit rpabc5 has product MIIPVRCFSCGKVIGNLWDSYLELLAAGVDEGDALDRLQLKRYCCRRMVLTHVDLIEKLLMYNRSYLSIQIGCFF; this is encoded by the exons ATG ATTATCCCAGTTAGATGTTTTTCATGTGGTAAAGTGATCGGTAACTTATGGGATAGTTATTTAGAGTTATTGGCTGCAGGTGTGGATGAGGG TGATGCTTTGGATAGACTTCAATT AAAACGTTATTGTTGTCGAAGAATGGTGTTGACACATG TTGACCTTATCGAAAAACTCTTGATGTACAATCGTTCGTATCTCAGCATTCAAATCGGTTGTTTTTTTTAA
- a CDS encoding dethiobiotin synthase, translated as MPLLFPNFRIHQVFGANTDVGKTLLTTALVRATASKYAVSSKGKEKEKSVFYLKPVSTGPDEESDVSYIQRNTKPYSSIIDTHNLYQYREPMSPHLAAKLAPDLPFPETNDELVRGIENYATDCAKRLNGRDGALFVETAGGVHSPALHPPHTQSTFLRSLRLPSILVASPHLGGISTTISSYESLILRGYSILAVLCLYDSYYRNDDFLEGYFKDRGIGYWTIKPPPEKYGTVQEDAERLGQWYAEVERLGSQEEGGGVKQASEWLDVEHQKRIKELDSMPGRTLKSVWWPFTQHGLINKKEDVMVVDSAFGDNFDSYYTRPIPATKSDSAGTAPVPKEEGSLLNSYFDGSASWFTQSHGHANEELTLAAATAAGRYGHVLFPSGTHEPALKLAEKLKATVGKGWAERVFFSDNGSTGIEVALKMALRAAGRRYGYDGEMGGDYGVIGLRGGYHGDTIGSMDASEASTFNKAVDWYKGRGHWFSPPMVQYVDGKPTVLTTGPDEWEALPETLSSEGKSTSEGGWEIPFSDIQSIYSVAERLSTPLADYYRSHIRANLEKVVKVEGKKFGALILEPTCLGAGGMIFVDPLFQTCLIEVVRASSDLFGGKSWKGKKFKEDLQEVRNGWREKRKWRGVPVIYDEVFSGLHRFGYLSASSILKETPDISVYAKILTGGLLPLSTTLASTSIFNTFLSDRKVDALLHGHSYTANPIGCSVALKSIEILEKQKWSKEKEMWNVPLNDESKRWSFWKESFIQNISGSEKVKGSMAMGTVLAIELNDVGGEGGYLSHIALDFLTSLRQKIITSPDGSFAPFQIHSRPLGNVVYIMTSSFTKPQVMRAMEQTILEELQQL; from the exons ATGCCTCTCTTGTTCCCCAATTTCCGAATACATCAAGTCTTTGGAG CCAATACCGATGTAGGTAAAACGCTGCTTACAACTGCTCTGGTAAGAGCTACTGCATCAAAATATGCTGTGTCATcgaaagggaaagagaaggagaagagcGTGTTTTACTTGAAACCGGTATCAACTGGTCCAGATGAAGAGTCGGATGTGAG CTACATACAGCGGAATACGAAACCTTATTCTTCGATAATCGATACACACAATCTGTATCAATACAGGGAACCCATGTCTCCTCATTTGGCTGCTAAGCTTGCACCTGATCTT CCGTTCCCTGAAACCAACGATGAATTGGTTCGAGGAATTGAGAATTATGCTACCGATTGTGCAAAACGGCTGAATGGGAGAGACGGAGCACTTTTCGTTGAGACTGCAGGAG GTGTCCACTCTCCAGCACTACATCCCCCTCATACCCAATCCACGTTCCTTCGGTCGCTGCGTTTGCCTTCCATCTTGGTAGCTTCACCCCATTTAGGGGGAATATCAACAACGATATCATCTTATGAATCTCTCATACTGAGAGGCTATTCTATATTGGCAGTATTATGTCTATACGATTCATATTATcgaaatgatgatttcttaGAAGGGTATTTTAAGGATAGAGGAATAGGATATTGGACTATCAAACCACCTCCAGAGAAATACGGTACAGTACAGGAAGATGCAGAGAGATTAGGTCAATGGTATGCTGAAGTAGAAAGACTGGGCTCACaggaagaaggtggtggtgtcAAGCAAGCTTCAGAATGGTTAGATGTAGAACATCAAAAACgaataaaagaattagatagtATGCCAGGACGAACTCTTAAAAGTGTTTGGTGGCCTTTCACCCAGCATGGTTTG ataaataagaaagaagatgttaTGGTGGTCGATTCTGCTTTTGGTGATAACTTCGATTCATATTACACTCGACCTATACCGGCGACCAAATCTGATTCAGCAGGAACCGCCCCGGTaccgaaagaagaaggtagtCTGTTAAATTCCTACTTTGACGGTTCAGCAAGTTGGTTCAC TCAATCACACGGACATGCCAACGAAGAACTTACTTTGGCAGCCGCAACAGCTGCAGGCCGATATGGTCATGTACTTTTCCCTTCAGGGACACATGAACCAGCTTTGAAACTTGCTGAAAAGTTAAAAGCTACTGTTGGGAAAGGATGGGCAGAAAGAGTATTCTTCTCAGATAATGGAAGTACAGGTATAGAAGTTGCTCTTAAGATGGCTCTTAGAGCAGCGGGGAGAAGATACGGTTATGATGGTGAGATGGGTGGTGATTATGGTGTAATCGGTTTAAGAGGCGGTTATCATGGTGATACT ATCGGTAGTATGGACGCTTCAGAGGCATCGACTTTCAACAAAGCTGTTGATTG GTACAAAGGCCGTGGTCATTGGTTCTCCCCACCAATGGTACAATACGTTGATGGCAAACCTACAGTATTGACGACTGGACCAGATGAATGGGAAGCTTTGCCTGAAACGTTATCATCTGAGGGGAAATCGACTTCCGAGGGTGGATGGGAAATACCTTTCTCGGATATACAATCGATTTATTCAGTTGCAGAAAGGTTATCCACACCTTTAGCAGATTATTATAGATCTCACATAAGAGCAAATTTGGAAAAAGTTGTCAAGgtagaaggaaagaagtttGGTGCATTAATATTAGAACCAACAtgtttaggtgcaggtggtatgatttttgttgatcCTTTATTTCAAACTTGTTTAATTGAAGTTGTTagagcttcttcagatttGTTTGGTGGTAAATCTTGGAAAGGTAAGAAAtttaaagaagatttacaagaagTCAGGAATGGTTggagagaaaaaagaaagtgGAGAGGTGTTCCTGTGATCTatgatgaag TGTTCTCCGGGTTACACAGATTCGGGTATTTATCAGCGTCATCAATTTTGAAAGAAACACCTGATATATCAGTTTATGCGAAAATCTTGACTGGTGGTTTATTACCTCTGTCAACTACATTAGCCTCAACTTCAATATTCAATACATTTTTATCTGATAGAAAAGTTGATGCCTTATTACATGGACATTCATATACAGCAAATCCAATTGGATGTTCAGTTGCCCTAAAATCGATCGAAATTTTAGAGAAAcaaaaatggtcaaaagaaaaagaaatgtGGAATGTACCGTTAAACGATGAATCGAAAAGATGGTCTTTCTGGAAAGAATCTTTTATTCAAAATATAAGTGGGTCGGAGAAAGTTAAAGGTTCAATGGCTATGGGCACTGTTCTAGCTATTGAATTAaatgatgttggtggtgaaggtg GATATTTATCGCATATCGCCTTAGATTTCCTTACTTCACTCAGACAAAAAATCATTACTTCACCCGACGGATCTTTCGCTCCTTTCCAAATTCATTCCAGACCTTTAGGTAATGTAGTTTACATCATGACTAGTAGTTTCACTAAACCTCAAGTCATGAGAGCTATGGAGCAGACTATCTTAGAGGAATTGCAGCAGTTGTGA